DNA sequence from the Syntrophorhabdales bacterium genome:
ATTTTTGAGCACCTTTTGGATATCGCGCGAGCAGAACCTGCTCTCCGCTACCAGCACCAGCTATTGGCGAGGTTACAATCTATCCATATACTTACGCCGGGGTATCTCTTTGTCAACTGAAGTTTCCGTGGCGACCAGTATCCTTCTGGATTGCCGCTTGTAACGGAGAATTAATAAGAGAATTACAAGATTGAAGATTGAAGATATGCGTCGGAACGCTTCGCAAGCAATTTTCAAGATTACGCGATGCGAGAAAAGTTGAGGCTTGCACCCACAAGCTGGTATTGAAGAATAATAACTGCGTCGCGTATTGCCAGGCGTAACATCAAGCTGATGAACACGAAGTTTTTCGCCACGGAGGCTTCGGGACGGAAACATGCGTAATCGTGAAGGCCCCGAGGGCGAGTTACCGTGACAAGCCCACCCTCGACCGACTTGTTGAAAAAGGCCTACTCAATCTTCTCCCACACATTTCTGACAACCGCTGTTTTGGATGTGTCTCTCGGAAAAGGACTCGGGTCGCCTGTTAACGTAAGCCGATTCCCGGACAGCGTCCAGTGGCGAACCTCTTCTCTTCCATTCCAGGCTTCGGTCCATGAAGCGTCCACCTTAATGATCACTTTGCTTCCCTCGATACGATACATGCCTGACCAGCCTACTAGCGTGTCTAAGAGCGCAGCCTTATCGGCCGCAGAAGTGCCGAATTTTCTGTTGTCGCTTGTGTAGAAGGCGACCCAGCGGGTTGGTGTTATCACGAGGTACCCATGTGGAGCCTTGCCCAGAGGCTGGAGTGCACTGCCATTTACCTGGACATCTTGGGAAATGATCTTGTAGGTCACGACGAGGGGTTGCTGTCCCGAGCTCGGGGTCACTACCACCAACACCAGTATCAGAGCACCGATTAAGCGAACCATACGCGCCTCCTTTGGCATTGTTTTAAGCCGTGATGTTCACGTTCACGGCATCGAAGTTTCCTTTCCCGACAGGTGGGGAAGAGAGGAATTCCGTGCTCTCAAACAGCTTGAGCTC
Encoded proteins:
- a CDS encoding lipocalin-like domain-containing protein, with the translated sequence MVRLIGALILVLVVVTPSSGQQPLVVTYKIISQDVQVNGSALQPLGKAPHGYLVITPTRWVAFYTSDNRKFGTSAADKAALLDTLVGWSGMYRIEGSKVIIKVDASWTEAWNGREEVRHWTLSGNRLTLTGDPSPFPRDTSKTAVVRNVWEKIE